The Candidatus Binataceae bacterium genomic sequence AGCCCAAGGTGATCACCACCTGAGTCAGGCCGCTGACATCATCGGAGCGGGCATGCCGAAGAATGATGTCGCGTCGGTTTTCCTTAAGGATTGACGACATAAAGCACTGAACCCGGTAGAATGAAAAAACCTATCACAATCCCATTTAAGCATACCATGACGCTTTGTCCCCAGGAGAGGCATCCTAACTAGCCGTAGCGCGGGTGGCGCAAGGCTGCATCATTGCACGATATGCCTTTGCCGCGAATATGAGCTTCAGCCCCAACAGTGAAGCGGCGGGCGGCAGGGTGCCAACCAGCGTCTCAAGGAAATATCTGCTAGCCGGCCTAATGGCTTTCGAACAGCTCCTGGAACTGAGCTATCTTGGCCAGTGTCGCACTCGACTCAGCGGCAGTTGGATGGCGCGGGTCACGCGCGCGGGGCAACCGCCCCAGCCGCAGCATCGCGGCTATCAACAAAAGCCGTGCCTTATTGGCATCCAGGTTACTGCCTCGAATAAATAGGTCGTGCCTATCGGCGCTGACTCGGCCGCCGGGGTCAGCGCGGCCTACCCGCACCACGGGTAATCCGCTGAAGCTCGCGATCGTGAGTGCGGCCGTCTGAGAATTAGAGCCCTGCCCATATGCTGCCGAACCCTCCAGCACCATCCCATGCAGCTTGGGCGTTCCCGGATCGAGATTATCCTGCTCGGCCAGCGCCTTGTTAAGACGTGCCATGATATCGACTTCCTGCTCAGGATCGTCGCCGTCGGCGCTGTAATGGGCATACTTGACGATATGAACTCTCGCCATTGCCTCGCCACGCAAGCTGCCGTCAGCGTTCTTGATCGCCAGCCGAGCCGGCTCGCGTTGGCCGTCAACCATGGGCAGGGCCAGTTCCGATGGCAGCCGGCTGACGTTTACCAATGAATTTGCGGTATGGCGGTAACGCGGGGAGTACCAGATGGTGACTGGTGGTCCCATCGTCCCGAGGATTCCTCCATGCCCCCCGGTGGCCTTGAAGCCGCCCGGGCGATCGTCATTTTTTTTGAAATCGCGCGCGGCGAAAATCTGTTCGTCGATGGCGGCGACCGCTCCGAGACCGTTCCCCTGCCCACTTACGATATAGCTGGCGGCATCGACGATATTGCGGTCGCCGTCGGCTGAGAGCGCGCCGTGGGGCCGCTG encodes the following:
- a CDS encoding asparaginase domain-containing protein, whose translation is MSKPRIAVFSGPRSTVANSPLLVTSNQGRLAHERQLEGRFDHLVPQRLYEPVKIKIEKFSAHPLEQDAREVYHDNGLDYWEAELRPEDGPLLLPYVARRANGTPQGTPFEQSDLHDPQGGGRQSFYPDASRLFEEIDRSISGRNSQGEGNTLARIADFDFVRALPPAGYTLRGERSGRDYFPYFPNGTFPPPGAMARVVNVVQGALASGRYAGAIWLEGSSHLEETLYWLSLLVDTELPIVGVAAQRPHGALSADGDRNIVDAASYIVSGQGNGLGAVAAIDEQIFAARDFKKNDDRPGGFKATGGHGGILGTMGPPVTIWYSPRYRHTANSLVNVSRLPSELALPMVDGQREPARLAIKNADGSLRGEAMARVHIVKYAHYSADGDDPEQEVDIMARLNKALAEQDNLDPGTPKLHGMVLEGSAAYGQGSNSQTAALTIASFSGLPVVRVGRADPGGRVSADRHDLFIRGSNLDANKARLLLIAAMLRLGRLPRARDPRHPTAAESSATLAKIAQFQELFESH